The Paraburkholderia fungorum genome window below encodes:
- a CDS encoding MxaL protein translates to MSGTRTGSATRAGRGFRNLRHWLTPLALGALVAAVAMPDMTLPRNTFEYIVTFDITQSMDVEDVVLNGAPVSRLKFAKAAMRDALGRLPCGSKVGWSIFTGQRTLLLLSPLEVCANYDALLMSLDGIDGRMRWTNWSRIAEGGVYSAVRVARDAGHGIAIVFATDGQEAPPLPSSRALMPDINPARIDGWLIGVGGDQPAAIPKSDSNGNRIGYWQADDVIQVPAASGADAQAESHEEQSALHGQYLAFVAGQTGLGYRRLWAPTALGDAMLDARLAHREQVPTDLRWVPALIALVLLIARFMPDAVWGGLRRRWIRTRGFYTASGRRGAKPNPTA, encoded by the coding sequence ATGAGCGGGACACGCACAGGTTCGGCGACTCGCGCCGGTCGCGGCTTTCGCAACCTGCGTCACTGGTTGACGCCGCTCGCGCTCGGAGCGCTGGTGGCGGCGGTCGCGATGCCGGACATGACGTTGCCGCGCAATACGTTCGAGTACATCGTCACGTTCGACATCACGCAGAGCATGGATGTCGAGGATGTCGTGCTGAACGGCGCGCCGGTGAGCCGCCTCAAATTCGCTAAGGCAGCGATGCGCGACGCGCTCGGACGGCTACCGTGCGGCTCGAAAGTCGGGTGGAGCATTTTCACGGGGCAGCGGACCTTGCTGCTGCTGTCGCCGCTCGAGGTGTGCGCGAACTACGACGCGCTGCTGATGTCGCTCGACGGCATCGACGGCCGCATGCGCTGGACCAACTGGAGCCGGATCGCCGAGGGGGGAGTGTATTCGGCGGTGCGCGTCGCCAGGGACGCGGGTCATGGCATTGCGATCGTATTCGCGACCGATGGGCAGGAGGCGCCGCCGCTTCCGTCGTCGCGTGCGTTGATGCCGGACATCAATCCGGCACGGATCGATGGATGGTTGATCGGCGTAGGTGGCGATCAGCCTGCGGCGATTCCGAAGTCGGATAGCAACGGCAACCGGATCGGATACTGGCAGGCCGATGATGTGATCCAGGTTCCCGCAGCTTCAGGTGCCGATGCGCAGGCGGAATCGCACGAGGAACAGTCTGCGTTGCACGGTCAGTATCTCGCGTTCGTAGCCGGCCAGACTGGCCTTGGCTATCGGCGGTTATGGGCGCCGACTGCGTTGGGCGATGCGATGCTCGACGCGCGCCTCGCGCATCGCGAGCAGGTGCCGACGGATTTGCGCTGGGTGCCCGCGCTGATCGCGCTGGTGCTGCTGATTGCGCGGTTCATGCCGGACGCTGTTTGGGGAGGGTTGCGGCGTCGATGGATAAGGACCCGCGGCTTCTACACAGCTTCGGGGAGACGGGGTGCAAAGCCGAATCCCACGGCGTGA
- a CDS encoding DUF58 domain-containing protein yields the protein MNGIAEFHYRLPTRASGARPGSHPGASFGAGQQFAMHGRLFDYPDPRRLDLRASVRAARSEWLVRVNLQRVAVPVVVIVDVSASMQFGTRLSKLEIAADFVEALGFSAFRVGDRLGMQAFDSAPRDDLFMPERYGRGTGNLLATMLRACAAREAGRSGAEGLRRCATRLAGRQALVFVVSDFHWPLASMPAVLDLLIHACVVPVVVWDEAEISPPARGPLLAVNDAESGEERSVWLRASVRERWQRGVIERRATLARLFGSRGMPPFYIEGSFDPEAMSRYFLEAAT from the coding sequence ATGAACGGGATCGCGGAATTTCACTATCGTCTGCCGACGCGTGCGAGCGGCGCGCGGCCAGGCTCGCATCCGGGCGCGAGCTTCGGCGCGGGCCAGCAGTTCGCGATGCACGGCCGCCTGTTCGACTATCCCGATCCGCGTCGCCTCGATTTGCGCGCGAGCGTGCGCGCGGCGCGCTCCGAATGGCTCGTGCGGGTCAATCTGCAGCGCGTGGCGGTTCCCGTGGTGGTGATCGTCGATGTGTCGGCGTCGATGCAGTTCGGCACGCGGCTCAGCAAGCTGGAGATCGCGGCGGACTTCGTCGAGGCGCTCGGTTTCAGCGCGTTTCGCGTCGGCGACCGGCTCGGCATGCAGGCTTTCGACTCGGCCCCGCGCGACGATCTGTTCATGCCCGAGCGCTACGGCCGGGGCACCGGCAACCTGCTCGCGACGATGCTGCGCGCGTGCGCCGCGCGCGAGGCCGGACGCAGTGGCGCGGAAGGATTGCGCCGCTGCGCGACGCGGCTGGCCGGCCGCCAGGCGCTCGTGTTCGTCGTCTCCGATTTTCACTGGCCGCTTGCGTCGATGCCCGCTGTGCTCGATTTGCTGATTCATGCGTGCGTGGTGCCGGTCGTCGTGTGGGACGAAGCCGAAATTTCGCCGCCCGCGCGCGGTCCGCTGCTGGCCGTCAACGACGCGGAATCCGGTGAGGAGCGCAGCGTGTGGCTGCGCGCGAGCGTGCGCGAGCGCTGGCAGCGCGGCGTCATCGAGCGGCGCGCGACGTTGGCGCGGCTCTTCGGGTCACGCGGCATGCCGCCGTTTTATATCGAAGGCAGTTTCGATCCGGAAGCGATGTCGCGTTACTTCCTGGAGGCGGCCACATGA
- a CDS encoding calcium incorporation protein MxaA, whose translation MRPRALLHAIGGRLCQATRCAPMVALLGVGYAGGPVTAAAAPVIATVDEPRAFGHVLGDVLTQRVLLQANGADLGSVSPPSVGRTGLWLERRPASVETDANGRRWMVIDYQIVNAPQTLTRIALPALTLGAANGTQLQVAEWPASVGPLTPADVFGDGDLQPMRPDRMAPPVDTDGLYRRLGWSLGLLFATLAAWAGWWCWRNWREAQRLPFARAWRQLRQMRRFERANGGRGAGGAQGAASPDAWFCMHRALNETAGEVVHAGSLAGLIARAPYLQPLRAQLDHFYRMSAERFFKPTPGAADFPLEALCRALYQAERRHQR comes from the coding sequence ATGAGGCCTCGCGCACTTCTTCACGCGATCGGCGGACGCCTGTGTCAGGCGACTCGTTGCGCGCCGATGGTAGCGCTGCTGGGCGTCGGCTATGCGGGTGGGCCCGTCACGGCCGCAGCCGCACCCGTGATCGCAACCGTCGACGAACCGCGCGCTTTTGGCCATGTATTGGGCGACGTGCTGACCCAACGTGTGCTGCTGCAGGCAAACGGCGCCGACCTCGGTTCGGTCAGCCCGCCGTCGGTCGGGCGCACCGGGCTGTGGCTCGAGCGTCGGCCGGCGTCTGTTGAAACGGATGCGAACGGTCGGCGCTGGATGGTGATCGACTACCAGATCGTCAACGCGCCGCAGACGCTCACGCGCATCGCGCTGCCCGCGCTCACGCTCGGTGCGGCGAACGGCACCCAATTGCAGGTCGCCGAATGGCCCGCAAGCGTCGGTCCGCTGACACCCGCCGACGTGTTCGGCGACGGCGATCTGCAACCGATGCGGCCCGATCGCATGGCGCCGCCCGTCGATACCGATGGCTTGTATCGGCGGCTTGGATGGTCGCTCGGTCTGCTGTTCGCGACGCTGGCAGCGTGGGCGGGTTGGTGGTGCTGGCGCAACTGGCGCGAAGCACAGCGCCTGCCGTTTGCGCGTGCGTGGCGACAGTTGCGCCAGATGCGCCGGTTCGAGCGCGCGAATGGTGGCCGCGGCGCGGGTGGCGCACAAGGCGCGGCATCGCCGGATGCCTGGTTCTGCATGCATCGTGCGCTGAACGAAACCGCGGGCGAAGTCGTGCACGCCGGTTCGCTGGCCGGTCTCATTGCGCGCGCGCCGTATCTGCAACCGCTGCGCGCGCAGCTCGACCATTTCTACCGGATGTCGGCGGAGCGCTTTTTCAAGCCCACGCCGGGCGCTGCCGATTTTCCGCTCGAAGCGTTGTGCCGCGCGCTGTATCAGGCTGAACGGCGTCATCAGCGATGA
- a CDS encoding Zn-dependent hydrolase, translating into MTDALAVSRPTLLPRVDGARLWASLDRMAQIGATPKGGVCRLALSELDRESRDLFVTWAKEAGCQIRVDRMGNVFARRAGRQADAAPVVTGSHADSQPTGGKYDGIYGVLGGLEVIRALNDAGIETERPVDVVIWTNEEGSRFAPAMIASGVFANAFSLDFALSRKDAAGTTLGEALQAIGYAGSEPVGGFPVHAFFELHIEQGAVLERAGKTIGVVTAGQGQRWYELTFRGTDAHAGTTPMDLRRDALVGAARVIDFVDQLGRQHAPNGRATVGMIEARPNSRNTVPGECFFTIEFRHPESAVLDAMDASMREAVQRIASAQLLDAEITQIFDYAPVPFAPECVDAVRHAARTLDLPFQDIVSGAGHDACYMARVAPSGMIFIPCVGGLSHNEAEAITPEWATAGANVLLHAVAQAAGICSVDI; encoded by the coding sequence ATGACTGACGCACTTGCCGTTTCCAGGCCGACGCTACTGCCCCGCGTCGACGGCGCGCGCCTCTGGGCTTCGCTCGACCGTATGGCGCAGATCGGCGCGACGCCGAAAGGCGGCGTGTGCCGTCTCGCGCTGAGCGAGCTGGACCGGGAATCGCGTGACCTGTTCGTCACGTGGGCGAAAGAAGCGGGCTGCCAGATTCGCGTCGACCGGATGGGCAACGTTTTTGCGCGGCGTGCCGGTCGGCAGGCAGATGCAGCGCCCGTCGTCACCGGATCGCACGCCGATTCGCAGCCCACCGGCGGCAAATACGACGGCATTTATGGCGTGCTCGGCGGGCTTGAGGTGATTCGTGCGCTGAACGATGCCGGCATCGAAACGGAACGACCCGTCGACGTCGTCATCTGGACCAATGAAGAAGGCTCGCGCTTCGCCCCGGCCATGATCGCCTCGGGTGTGTTCGCGAACGCTTTCTCGCTCGATTTCGCGTTATCGCGAAAGGACGCGGCGGGCACGACTCTGGGTGAGGCACTGCAGGCAATCGGCTATGCAGGCAGCGAGCCGGTCGGCGGATTTCCTGTTCACGCATTCTTCGAATTGCATATCGAACAGGGAGCGGTGCTGGAACGCGCAGGCAAAACGATCGGCGTGGTGACGGCTGGCCAGGGGCAGCGCTGGTACGAACTGACGTTTCGCGGCACCGACGCTCATGCGGGCACGACGCCGATGGACCTGCGCCGCGACGCGCTGGTCGGCGCCGCGCGCGTGATCGATTTCGTCGATCAGCTCGGCAGGCAGCACGCACCGAATGGCCGGGCAACCGTCGGGATGATCGAGGCGCGTCCGAATTCGCGCAACACGGTGCCGGGCGAGTGCTTCTTCACGATCGAATTCCGCCACCCCGAAAGCGCCGTGCTCGATGCAATGGACGCCAGCATGCGTGAGGCGGTGCAGCGGATCGCTTCCGCGCAGCTTCTCGACGCCGAGATCACGCAGATCTTCGACTATGCGCCAGTGCCGTTCGCGCCCGAATGCGTAGATGCCGTGCGGCACGCTGCGCGTACGCTCGATCTGCCCTTTCAGGACATCGTCTCGGGCGCAGGACATGACGCGTGTTACATGGCGCGCGTGGCGCCATCGGGGATGATCTTCATTCCTTGCGTAGGCGGCCTGAGCCACAACGAAGCCGAGGCTATTACGCCGGAATGGGCGACAGCGGGAGCCAACGTGTTGCTTCACGCCGTGGCTCAAGCGGCGGGCATCTGTTCCGTCGACATCTAG
- a CDS encoding cysteine hydrolase family protein, which translates to MTSLPADRVGAAPYAFPLNRAVSAATTALIVIDVQGDFCAEGGYMAGFGFDLTALRKPIPNIQALLDACRASGITVCHTRETFSADLSDVQPHRLWRGADGRGVAVGDSGPNGRYLIKGEPCWEIVPEVAPLANEAVFNKPSYGAFSTTNLDTFLREKGIRDLIFAGLTTDCCIHTTVREALDRGYDTLTVSDATAAGTEDVHEAALRLLIKKSGVFGAVADTAAVLEAIRHVTPAH; encoded by the coding sequence ATGACTTCCCTACCTGCAGACCGCGTCGGTGCAGCGCCTTACGCATTTCCGCTGAACCGGGCGGTATCGGCTGCCACGACGGCCCTGATCGTGATCGACGTGCAAGGCGACTTTTGCGCGGAAGGCGGCTACATGGCCGGCTTCGGCTTCGATCTCACCGCGCTGCGCAAGCCTATCCCCAACATTCAGGCGCTGCTCGACGCGTGCCGCGCAAGCGGCATCACGGTCTGCCATACGCGCGAGACGTTCTCGGCGGATCTGTCCGATGTGCAGCCTCATCGTCTCTGGCGTGGCGCGGACGGCCGCGGCGTGGCCGTGGGCGATAGCGGTCCGAACGGCCGCTATCTGATCAAGGGCGAGCCATGCTGGGAGATCGTTCCAGAAGTTGCACCGCTCGCCAACGAAGCCGTGTTCAACAAACCCTCGTACGGCGCATTTTCGACGACGAATCTCGACACGTTCCTTCGTGAGAAAGGGATTCGGGATCTGATCTTCGCGGGCCTCACCACCGACTGCTGCATCCACACGACGGTGCGCGAAGCGCTCGATCGCGGCTACGACACGCTAACCGTTTCCGACGCCACGGCAGCCGGAACCGAAGACGTTCACGAAGCTGCACTGCGTCTGCTGATCAAGAAAAGCGGCGTATTCGGCGCGGTGGCGGACACCGCAGCCGTGCTGGAAGCGATTCGTCACGTCACACCCGCGCACTGA
- a CDS encoding DUF3280 domain-containing protein encodes MSRRWLVRVMSGVGASLLISSGWAEPVSIAVMNCTLIDDNAAYNDADTNRIQHARIGMISDALRAQLEASGRYRVADASRAADLIATLEAEQDLTTCDGCARQVGRALGVGQVGVCWVQKVSNLILNLNLRVEDVASGRMLFQRSVDIRGNTDLSWRRGATALVGLLVDQSSQDVSPHSMPR; translated from the coding sequence ATGAGCCGGCGCTGGCTGGTGCGGGTGATGTCAGGCGTCGGCGCGTCGTTGCTGATATCGAGCGGATGGGCCGAGCCGGTTTCGATCGCGGTGATGAACTGCACGCTGATCGATGACAACGCCGCCTACAACGACGCCGATACCAACCGCATCCAGCACGCGCGCATCGGCATGATCAGCGATGCGCTGCGCGCGCAGCTGGAGGCGAGCGGGCGCTATCGCGTCGCGGATGCGAGCCGTGCCGCCGATCTGATCGCAACGCTCGAAGCGGAGCAGGATCTGACGACGTGCGACGGTTGCGCGAGACAGGTCGGCCGCGCACTGGGGGTCGGGCAGGTCGGCGTGTGCTGGGTGCAGAAAGTCAGCAACCTGATTCTCAATCTGAATCTGCGCGTGGAAGACGTGGCGAGCGGCAGGATGCTGTTCCAGCGCTCGGTGGACATTCGCGGCAACACCGATCTGTCATGGCGGCGCGGTGCAACAGCGCTGGTCGGCCTGCTGGTCGATCAATCGTCGCAGGATGTTTCGCCGCACAGCATGCCCCGATGA
- a CDS encoding vWA domain-containing protein, producing the protein MIATLDFSSAWMLILLPFAVLPMLRRRSDTLSFSSVAWLPPDPAGRWATLLARACGMLAIAAIVVGLAGPGRSQQQVLRTGSGAQILILMDRSASMDEPMASPGVESPRGDSKNKVARASLETFVSQRPNDRLAFMMFGTSPVLAMPFTYNHRAIDEAIAATAIGRGTPDTELDRGMLAALDQFEGRASSGRRAIVLVSDGGARLDETVQRRIRESLLRNRISLYFIYLRSGVYSPDLNAALPAGEVSAEAELHRYFLSLVTPYRLFQAGDAKGMMAAIAEINRQQNAPTSFIEHLPRQDWSPYCFVVALVCAVLLMAMRVLQVRSWA; encoded by the coding sequence ATGATCGCGACACTCGATTTTTCCTCTGCGTGGATGCTGATCCTGCTGCCGTTCGCCGTGCTGCCGATGCTGCGGCGGCGCAGCGACACGCTTTCGTTTTCGAGCGTCGCCTGGTTGCCGCCCGATCCCGCCGGACGCTGGGCCACGTTGCTTGCGCGCGCGTGCGGCATGCTGGCGATCGCGGCGATCGTCGTCGGGCTCGCCGGGCCGGGGCGCTCGCAGCAGCAGGTGCTGCGCACGGGCAGCGGCGCGCAGATCCTGATCCTGATGGACCGCAGCGCGAGCATGGACGAGCCGATGGCGAGCCCCGGCGTCGAGTCGCCGCGCGGCGATTCGAAGAACAAGGTTGCGCGGGCGTCGCTGGAGACGTTCGTGAGCCAGCGACCGAACGACCGGCTTGCGTTCATGATGTTCGGCACGAGCCCGGTGCTGGCGATGCCGTTCACGTACAACCATCGCGCGATCGACGAAGCGATTGCCGCGACTGCGATCGGTCGAGGCACGCCCGACACCGAACTCGACCGCGGCATGCTGGCCGCGCTCGATCAGTTCGAAGGACGCGCATCGTCGGGCCGACGCGCCATCGTGCTGGTGTCCGACGGCGGCGCGCGACTCGACGAGACCGTCCAGCGCCGCATCCGCGAGAGCCTGCTGCGCAACCGGATCTCGCTGTACTTCATCTATCTGCGCAGCGGTGTCTACAGCCCCGATCTGAACGCGGCGCTACCGGCGGGCGAGGTGTCGGCGGAGGCGGAACTGCATCGTTATTTTCTGTCGCTCGTCACGCCTTACCGGCTTTTTCAGGCGGGCGACGCGAAAGGGATGATGGCGGCCATCGCTGAAATCAACCGGCAGCAGAATGCGCCGACTTCGTTCATCGAGCATTTGCCGCGTCAGGACTGGAGCCCGTATTGCTTCGTCGTCGCGCTGGTTTGCGCCGTGCTGTTGATGGCGATGCGTGTGCTGCAGGTCAGGAGCTGGGCATGA
- a CDS encoding tetratricopeptide repeat protein, protein MTRTFIHAIFATLALVCAGFALYDGIQLRHAVRVNREIAAAGADARENPSADEAPQVLLARATALSKAGHYDSAARIYESLIHDYPDDLGRIALFDLGNMYLREGRGDGAAHGVRSLAMIGEAKTRYRLLLRVAPDDWNARYNLERALWLAPETPVVLDKPDVKEQHNVKLRGAQSQDLP, encoded by the coding sequence ATGACGCGAACCTTCATTCATGCGATCTTCGCGACGCTCGCACTGGTGTGCGCCGGCTTTGCGCTCTATGACGGCATTCAGCTTCGGCATGCGGTGCGTGTGAATCGTGAGATTGCTGCGGCCGGAGCCGACGCTCGCGAAAACCCGAGCGCCGATGAAGCGCCGCAGGTTCTTCTGGCGCGCGCGACTGCGCTGTCGAAAGCCGGCCATTACGATTCGGCCGCGCGCATCTACGAAAGCCTGATCCACGACTATCCCGACGATCTCGGCCGCATCGCGCTGTTCGACCTCGGCAATATGTATTTGCGCGAAGGCCGGGGCGACGGCGCGGCGCACGGCGTCAGGTCTCTCGCGATGATCGGCGAGGCGAAGACGCGTTACCGGCTGCTGCTGCGCGTCGCGCCCGATGACTGGAACGCGCGCTACAACCTCGAGCGTGCGTTGTGGCTCGCGCCGGAAACGCCCGTCGTGCTCGATAAGCCCGACGTCAAGGAGCAGCACAACGTGAAGCTGCGTGGCGCGCAAAGCCAGGATCTGCCATGA
- a CDS encoding LysR family transcriptional regulator — protein MQSARFATNAIKLNFIRSLTLRQLQIFVVASRYTSFARAAEELHLTQPAVSMQIHQLEETIGLRLFERVARKLTLTEAGEMLTHHASRILGEIKDAEDAMLSLRHADSGSINMGIVSSATYFAPKLLALYSRLYPKVDVHFSVGNRDALLRLLQDNAIDLAIMGRPPPELDTTTEPLARHPQVVVAPLTHALRAARRFDLQELRDDTFLLREPGSGTRMAAEAMFRQHLFTPAKIVTLGSNETIKQAVMAGMGVSLISLHTLLLELRTGEIALLDVNGTPIERTWQIVHLRTKQLSPTSVVFRQFLLDHTATHLEHEYAPFVGAATHLRADTGAGE, from the coding sequence ATGCAGAGCGCGCGCTTCGCGACGAACGCAATCAAGCTGAACTTCATCCGCTCGCTGACGCTGCGCCAGTTGCAGATTTTCGTCGTCGCGAGCCGCTACACGAGTTTTGCGCGTGCGGCAGAGGAACTGCATCTGACGCAGCCGGCCGTGTCGATGCAGATTCATCAGCTCGAAGAGACGATCGGCCTGCGCCTGTTCGAACGCGTCGCGCGCAAGCTCACGCTGACGGAGGCGGGCGAGATGCTGACGCATCACGCGAGCCGCATCCTCGGCGAGATCAAGGACGCCGAGGACGCGATGCTCTCGCTCAGACACGCCGACAGCGGTTCGATCAACATGGGGATCGTCAGTTCGGCGACTTACTTCGCGCCAAAACTGCTCGCGCTTTATTCGCGTCTTTATCCGAAAGTCGACGTGCATTTTTCGGTCGGCAATCGCGATGCCTTGCTGAGACTGCTGCAGGACAACGCGATCGATCTTGCGATCATGGGCCGTCCGCCGCCCGAACTCGATACGACCACCGAGCCGCTGGCGAGGCACCCGCAGGTGGTGGTCGCGCCGCTCACGCATGCTTTGCGCGCGGCGCGCCGGTTCGATCTGCAGGAATTGCGCGACGATACGTTCCTGTTGCGCGAGCCCGGCTCCGGCACGCGGATGGCCGCCGAAGCGATGTTCCGCCAGCATCTGTTCACGCCCGCGAAGATCGTCACGCTCGGCAGCAACGAAACGATCAAGCAGGCGGTGATGGCCGGCATGGGCGTGAGCCTGATTTCACTGCATACGCTGCTGCTGGAGTTGCGCACTGGCGAGATTGCACTGCTCGACGTGAACGGCACGCCGATCGAGCGCACGTGGCAGATCGTGCATCTGCGCACGAAACAGCTGTCGCCGACAAGCGTGGTGTTTCGCCAGTTTCTGCTCGATCACACGGCCACGCATCTGGAGCATGAGTACGCGCCGTTCGTCGGCGCGGCGACGCACCTTCGAGCCGACACAGGAGCGGGCGAATGA
- a CDS encoding AAA family ATPase codes for MGSGEQLQDWRLHALQIEKEVAKVVIGQQQMLRLINVALFARGHVLLEGGVGVGKTTVLRAFARVVGGEFERVEGTIDLMPGDLVYHTYVDADGKPRIDPGPLLRHGDQLTTFFFNEINRARPQVQSLLLRAMAERSVWAFDREYRFPHMTVFADRNKVEKEETFELASAARDRFLFELNMPTPADADVRRSLIFETTFHDVDALLAQLTPGLVPWEQLNSVGAWIQHDVEASPTIERYALDIWQATEAPQRFGIELEGVDMPQLILAGASPRGMSALLRAARVVAWLAGRSHLIPEDLHEVLMPALGHRVFFTPIYELRRQELAEALIAQIMAKVAVP; via the coding sequence ATGGGTTCTGGCGAACAGCTTCAGGACTGGCGTCTTCACGCACTTCAGATCGAGAAGGAAGTCGCGAAAGTCGTCATCGGCCAGCAGCAGATGCTGCGGCTCATCAACGTCGCGCTGTTCGCCCGGGGCCATGTGCTGCTCGAAGGCGGTGTCGGCGTCGGCAAGACCACCGTGCTGCGCGCATTTGCGCGCGTCGTCGGCGGCGAATTCGAGCGGGTGGAAGGCACGATCGACCTGATGCCGGGCGACCTTGTCTATCACACCTATGTCGACGCCGACGGCAAGCCGCGCATCGACCCCGGTCCGCTGCTGCGCCACGGCGACCAGTTGACCACGTTCTTCTTCAACGAGATCAACCGCGCGCGTCCGCAGGTGCAGTCGCTGCTGTTGCGTGCAATGGCCGAGCGTTCAGTGTGGGCGTTCGACCGCGAATACCGCTTTCCGCACATGACGGTGTTCGCCGACCGCAACAAGGTCGAGAAAGAAGAAACCTTCGAGCTGGCTTCCGCCGCGCGCGACCGCTTTCTGTTCGAGCTGAACATGCCGACTCCCGCCGATGCCGACGTCCGGCGTTCGCTGATCTTCGAGACAACGTTCCATGACGTGGATGCGCTGCTTGCGCAACTGACACCCGGCCTCGTGCCGTGGGAGCAACTGAACAGCGTCGGCGCATGGATTCAGCACGACGTCGAGGCGAGCCCGACGATCGAGCGTTACGCGCTGGACATCTGGCAGGCGACCGAAGCGCCGCAGCGTTTCGGCATCGAACTCGAAGGCGTCGACATGCCGCAGCTGATCCTCGCAGGCGCGAGCCCGCGCGGCATGAGCGCGCTGCTGCGAGCCGCGCGTGTGGTCGCGTGGCTCGCGGGGCGCTCGCATCTGATTCCGGAGGACCTGCACGAAGTGCTGATGCCGGCGCTCGGTCATCGTGTGTTCTTTACGCCGATCTACGAGTTGCGTCGTCAGGAACTGGCCGAGGCGCTGATCGCGCAGATCATGGCGAAAGTCGCGGTTCCCTGA
- a CDS encoding branched-chain amino acid ABC transporter substrate-binding protein, with translation MSNHTSKPATPFYKLLTLALSAAVPLLAANPVQAQGTSPDANDTRTILIGIAGPLTGPSARIGKDLENGAQLAIDDANAKHPTLNGKPVKFALTSVDDASDPRTAVTVAQQLVDQHVVGVVGHWNTGCSIPASRVYNAAHIPEIAPASTGHQYTLQGYDTSFRIMGHDDLSGAITGAYAVKTLKGKSIGVIDDRTAFGSGLATQFVKGVEVNGGTIAAHEYVDDKTIDFSGVLTALKAKHVDVLFFGGLDTEEAQVVRRMKQLNIKATLLGAGGTSHTFVQLAGAGANGVIALEPGRPLEEMPGGKQFDAAYRARYHHPVELHAPFAYDAAATLVEAVEKTQSTDPAKLTAAVHAISRQGVTGTIAFDEQGNLRNPAFTIFKVVDGEWKIEKLLGGETALASK, from the coding sequence ATGTCAAACCACACCTCCAAACCCGCTACGCCCTTCTACAAGCTGCTGACGCTCGCGCTTTCAGCCGCCGTGCCGCTGCTCGCAGCCAACCCGGTTCAAGCCCAGGGGACGTCGCCTGATGCGAACGACACACGCACGATCCTGATCGGGATCGCCGGACCGCTGACCGGCCCCTCCGCCCGAATCGGCAAGGACCTGGAAAACGGTGCGCAACTTGCGATCGATGACGCCAACGCGAAACATCCCACGCTGAACGGCAAGCCTGTCAAGTTTGCCTTGACCTCCGTCGACGATGCCTCGGACCCGCGTACCGCTGTGACGGTTGCCCAGCAACTGGTCGATCAGCACGTGGTGGGCGTGGTCGGGCACTGGAACACCGGTTGCAGCATTCCGGCTTCGCGCGTCTACAACGCGGCACACATTCCGGAAATCGCGCCCGCCTCCACGGGCCATCAGTACACGCTGCAAGGGTATGACACGTCGTTTCGCATCATGGGTCACGATGACCTGAGCGGCGCGATCACCGGCGCCTATGCGGTCAAGACGCTGAAGGGCAAAAGCATCGGCGTGATCGACGACCGCACGGCGTTCGGATCGGGTCTTGCGACACAGTTCGTCAAGGGGGTCGAGGTGAATGGCGGCACGATCGCCGCTCACGAGTATGTGGACGACAAGACAATCGATTTCAGTGGCGTGCTGACTGCGCTCAAAGCCAAACACGTCGACGTGCTGTTCTTCGGTGGACTCGATACCGAAGAAGCCCAGGTGGTGCGTCGCATGAAGCAGTTGAACATCAAGGCTACGCTGCTCGGTGCGGGCGGTACGAGCCATACGTTCGTGCAACTGGCGGGCGCCGGCGCCAATGGCGTGATCGCGCTCGAACCGGGCCGGCCGCTCGAAGAAATGCCCGGCGGCAAGCAGTTCGATGCAGCGTATCGGGCTCGTTACCATCATCCGGTCGAGTTGCACGCGCCGTTCGCCTACGACGCCGCCGCCACGCTCGTCGAGGCCGTCGAAAAGACTCAGTCGACCGATCCCGCCAAGCTGACAGCAGCCGTCCATGCGATCAGCCGCCAGGGCGTGACCGGCACGATTGCGTTCGACGAGCAAGGCAACCTGCGCAATCCGGCTTTCACGATTTTCAAGGTAGTGGACGGCGAGTGGAAGATCGAAAAGCTGCTCGGCGGAGAGACCGCTTTGGCCTCGAAATAA